The nucleotide window CTAGCGCGAAGTGGCTCGTGATGATGTGCGTATCGATTGCGAGCCGCAACATGTGCAGCCCACCCGCAAGTGAATGCTCCCACACTGGCACATTCCACTCAGCTATTAACTCTCCTCCCCACACATCGTTTACCAGGATATCCAGACGGCCTTGTTCTCGCTCGATGCTCGTTAGCAGCGCTTGCACTTGAGCCGGTTCTAAATGATCGACTTGCATTGCTATTCCCCGGCCGCCGGCTTGCTGCACCAGCTCGGCCGTCTCTTCAATTGTCTCGGGACGGTTATACTCGGAACGTTGCGTGCG belongs to bacterium and includes:
- a CDS encoding SDR family NAD(P)-dependent oxidoreductase, with amino-acid sequence MSQALKGKVALVAGASRGAGRGIALELGAAGATVYVTGRTTRTQRSEYNRPETIEETAELVQQAGGRGIAMQVDHLEPAQVQALLTSIEREQGRLDILVNDVWGGELIAEWNVPVWEHSLAGGLHMLRLAIDTHIITSHFAL